One window from the genome of Cryptomeria japonica chromosome 6, Sugi_1.0, whole genome shotgun sequence encodes:
- the LOC131060699 gene encoding endoglucanase 11-like: MEMRNNLLTVFALLFFINGVTVRGFEADYNDALAKSLLFLEAQRSGYLPPNQRVTWRGNSGLQDGSMQGVDLVGGYYDAGDHVKFGLPMAFTVTMLSWSIIEYEKQIAAAGQLDYALDAIKWATDYIIKAHPEPNVLWGQVGDGDSDHACWQRAEDMTTPRGAYRIDSSNPGSDLAGETAAAMAAASMAFKYSQPQYSETLLQHSIQLFEFADKYRRKYDSSIFSVKKFYQSASGYGDELLWGAMWLYQATNQDSYLQYVVNNAESLGGVGWNVQEFTWDVKYAGVQILANKMLLEGKGGQYTSTLEQYQERAQFYLCSTIQKNSGYNVDLTPGGMIYLREWDNMQHVSNAAFLLAVSSDYYTIAQQKLQCSYEQVDPSQMLAFSKSQADYILGNNPMGMSYIVGYGPKSPLHVHHRGASMVSYKQDTSFIPCMKGYADWYNSFQPNPNVLVGALVGGPDQNDNYEDNRDNYKQSEPTTYNNAPLLGLFAKLNTSKLRMYSLNLPIDF, translated from the exons ATGGAGATGAGAAATAATCTGTTAACTGTGTTTGCTCTGTTATTTTTTATCAATGGAGTCACTGTTAGAGGATTTGAGGCTGATTATAATGATGCTTTGGCTAAAAGCTTGCTGTTTTTAGAGGCCCAAAGGTCTGGATATCTGCCTCCTAATCAGAGGGTCACATGGAGAGGCAATTCTGGTCTTCAAGATGGATCCATGCAAGGG GTTGACTTGGTGGGTGGCTATTATGATGCTGGAGATCATGTGAAATTTGGACTGCCAATGGCATTCACCGTGACAATGCTCAGTTGGAGTATTATTGAGTATGAAAAGCAGATTGCTGCTGCAGGGCAGTTGGATTATGCACTTGATGCAATTAAGTGGGCAACTGATTATATCATCAAAGCTCATCCAGAGCCCAATGTATTGTGGGGTCAG GTGGGAGATGGAGATAGTGATCATGCTTGCTGGCAGAGAGCAGAAGACATGACAACTCCAAGGGGGGCATACAGAATTGACTCCTCTAATCCTGGTTCTGACTTAGCTGGTGAAACTGCTGCTGCAATGGCTGCAGCATCTATGGCTTTTAAATATTCTCAACCACAATATTCAGAGACCTTATTACAACATTCAATACAG CTTTTCGAATTCGCGGACAAATATCGCCGCAAATATGACAGCAGTATCTTCAGTGTTAAAAAGTTCTATCAATCTGCAAGTGGATATGGA GACGAATTGCTGTGGGGTGCTATGTGGCTGTATCAGGCCACAAATCAGGATTCTTATCTGCAATATGTAGTAAATAATGCTGAATCTCTAGGAGGCGTTGGATGGAATGTGCAAGAATTTACGTGGGATGTCAAATATGCAGGCGTGCAGATTCTTGCAAATAAG ATGTTGCTGGAAGGTAAAGGTGGTCAATATACTTCAACTTTGGAACAATATCAAGAGAGGGCCCAATTTTACCTCTGTTCTACAATACAGAAGAACAGCGGATATAATGTTGATCTCACACCAG GAGGTATGATATATTTAAGAGAATGGGACAACATGCAGCATGTTTCCAATGCAGCCTTTTTATTAGCAGTCTCTTCAGATTATTATACCATTGCTCAACAGAAGCTCCAATGTTCATATGAACAAGTGGATCCCTCGCAGATGCTTGCATTTTCGAAGTCTCAG GCTGATTATATTCTAGGAAACAATCCAATGGGCATGAGCTATATTGTAGGATATGGCCCAAAGTCTCCACTCCATGTTCACCACCGTGGAGCATCCATGGTTTCTTACAAACAAGACACATCCTTCATTCCGTGTATGAAAGGCTATGCTGACTGGTACAACAGCTTTCAACCAAACCCAAACGTTCTGGTGGGTGCTCTGGTTGGAGGCCCTGATCAAAATGATAACTATGAAGATAATAGAGATAACTACAAACAATCCGAACCAACTACTTATAATAATGCTCCTCTTCTTGGCCTATTTGCAAAA CTAAACACGTCAAAACTTAGAATGTACTCTTTAAATTTACCCATTGACTTCTGA